One genomic region from Sphingomicrobium aestuariivivum encodes:
- the phaR gene encoding polyhydroxyalkanoate synthesis repressor PhaR, translating to MMSKVVIKKYANRRLYDTDRSSYITLDDLSQMIREGREVEVIDAKSGEDITHQVLTQIIVEEEADGGGMLPVSFLRELISMYGGAMQGAVPNYLDAAMQAFREQQKAMGGAFDPTMMTEMAKRNMEMFQSAASAFTPGAKPAAAKSSEDDSEVEKLRAELAALKAKVDKL from the coding sequence ATGATGTCCAAGGTCGTCATCAAGAAATATGCGAACCGCCGCCTCTACGACACCGACCGGTCGAGCTACATCACGCTCGATGACCTTTCGCAGATGATCCGCGAGGGGCGCGAGGTCGAGGTGATCGATGCCAAGTCGGGCGAGGACATCACCCACCAGGTGCTGACCCAGATCATCGTCGAGGAAGAGGCCGATGGCGGCGGCATGCTGCCCGTCTCCTTCCTGCGCGAGCTGATCAGCATGTATGGCGGCGCGATGCAGGGCGCGGTGCCCAACTATCTCGACGCCGCCATGCAGGCCTTCCGCGAGCAGCAGAAGGCGATGGGCGGGGCCTTCGATCCGACGATGATGACCGAGATGGCCAAGCGCAACATGGAGATGTTCCAGTCCGCCGCCTCGGCCTTCACGCCGGGCGCCAAGCCGGCCGCTGCGAAGTCTTCCGAGGACGACAGCGAGGTCGAGAAACTGCGCGCCGAACTGGCCGCGTTGAAGGCCAAGGTCGACAAGCTCTAG
- a CDS encoding BufA1 family periplasmic bufferin-type metallophore produces MNTIKSTAAATALLALAACSSETATPAAEGETVAMNGAEVEEASADKVKCYGVAMAGKNDCAAGPGTSCAGTSTVDYQGNAWKYVDGGEEACADLGGTLAEQDNNDPGLPA; encoded by the coding sequence ATGAACACGATCAAGTCCACCGCAGCCGCCACCGCGCTGCTCGCCCTCGCCGCCTGTTCGAGCGAGACCGCCACCCCCGCCGCCGAAGGCGAGACGGTCGCCATGAACGGCGCCGAAGTGGAAGAAGCCAGCGCCGACAAGGTCAAATGCTACGGGGTCGCCATGGCGGGCAAGAACGATTGCGCCGCCGGCCCCGGCACCAGCTGCGCGGGCACCTCGACCGTCGATTACCAGGGCAATGCCTGGAAATATGTCGACGGCGGCGAGGAAGCCTGCGCCGACTTGGGCGGCACGCTTGCCGAACAGGACAATAACGACCCGGGCCTGCCCGCTTAA